One window of the Gavia stellata isolate bGavSte3 chromosome 9, bGavSte3.hap2, whole genome shotgun sequence genome contains the following:
- the SMNDC1 gene encoding survival of motor neuron-related-splicing factor 30, translated as MSEDLAKQLASYKAQLQQVEAALSGNAENEDLLKLKKDLQEVIELTKDLLSTQPSETLASSDSSASALPSHSWKVGDRCMAIWSEDGQCYEAEIEEIDEENGTAAVTFAGYGNAEVTPLFNLKPVEEGRKAKEDSGNKPMSKKEMIAQQREYKKKKALKKAQRIKELEQEREDQKVKWQQFNNRAYSKNKKGQVKRSIFASPESVTGKVGVGTCGIADKPMTQYQDTSKYNVRHLMPQ; from the exons ATGTCAGAAGACCTTGCTAAGCAGTTAGCTAGCTACAAAGCTCAGCTTCAGCAAGTTGAGGCTGCCTTATCTGGGaatgcagaaaatgaagatttaCTAAAACTGAAGAAAGACTTACAG GAAGTCATAGAATTAACCAAAGATCTCCTTTCAACACAACCTTCGGAAACTCTTGCAAGTTCTGAcagttctgcttctgctctgcccAGTCACTCCTGGAAGGTTGGGGATAGATGTATGGCGATATGGAGTGAGGATGGACA GTGTTACGAAGCTGAGATTGAAGAAATAGATGAGGAGAATGGAACAGCTGCAGTCACATTTGCTGGATATGGCAATGCTGAAGTTACACCTCTGTTCAACCTCAAGCCTgtggaagagggaagaaaagcaaaagaggaCAGTGGCAACAAACCCATGTCCAA aAAAGAGATGATAGCCCAGCAACGAgaatataaaaagaagaaagccttGAAAAAAGCTCAGAGAATTAAGGAACTTGAACAGGAACGAGAGGACCAGAAAGTCAAGTGGCAACAGTTTAACAACAGAGCCtattctaaaaacaaaaaaggccag GTAAAGAGGAGTATTTTTGCTTCCCCTGAGAGCGTAACTGGCAAGGTTGGAGTTGGAACATGCGGAATTGCAGACAAACCTATGACACAGTATCAAGATACCTCTAAATATAATGTCAGGCATTTGATGCCTCAGTAA